Proteins encoded by one window of Vicinamibacterales bacterium:
- a CDS encoding PadR family transcriptional regulator, producing the protein MGKHTEKERLELLQGTLDMLILRTLQWGPQHGHGIGQAIRTQSDDLLKVETGSLYPALHRLVKRGWLKTEWGVSEANQRAKYYQLTAGGKAQLAREQNRWAQLVHAIGRIMNPAEGKD; encoded by the coding sequence ATGGGAAAACACACCGAGAAAGAGCGCCTCGAGCTCCTCCAGGGCACCCTCGACATGCTGATCCTGCGGACCCTGCAATGGGGCCCGCAGCACGGCCACGGCATCGGCCAGGCCATCCGCACGCAGTCCGACGACCTCCTCAAAGTCGAAACCGGTTCCCTTTACCCGGCACTCCATCGCCTGGTGAAGCGCGGCTGGCTGAAAACGGAGTGGGGCGTCAGCGAGGCCAATCAGCGGGCGAAGTACTACCAGCTGACCGCCGGCGGCAAGGCCCAGCTCGCCAGAGAACAGAACCGCTGGGCGCAGCTGGTGCACGCGATCGGCCGCATTATGAACCCCGCGGAAGGAAAGGACTGA
- a CDS encoding ABC transporter permease, translating into MAPDQRELDDEIRGHLALAVQERIERGEDPVAARRAALAELGYVGDVRDSMRRVWFGRWFEALESVRQDARFAVRVLRKSPGFSLVAVLTLALAIGANAVVFGVMNGLVLRPLDVPDPASLYGIEHANERSMYESYPDYRDLRDRNHSFEDLAGNEISQVGLDAGDRAVRAWVIDATGNYFDVLRLQPYLGRFFHASDEHGANSAPLIVLGYDYWHTHFNADPGVVGRAVRVNTFPFTIIGVAPRGFRGTLAIVNPDFYVPFVNLEQIEGRNPLETRAAQTLFSTFGHLKPGVTPAQAAADLNGVGAYLDRTYPNERGAISFVLARPNLYGNYLGRPMRAFLTGLMVLASLVLLAACANLGSLFAARASDRSREVAVRLSLGASAGRVLRQLLTEAVMISFAGGALGLWGSIELLRWLSAWQPAPRFPVAAPVAPDATVYAAAIALAVVSGLLFGIVPARQVFRTDPYQVIKTGAGHVAGKRISVRDLLLVAQVAICAVLVTASVVAVRGLLHAVDAPLGFDPSHVLLADTDLSMGRFTGDDVPAMQKRMVDALTAVPGVATVGVIGRPPLGAGGFLSYIFADEATDFRSTKALFGAHRFQVSPEYFEASQTRLLTGRRFTWHDDRHAPRVAVVNRELARRLAGSPEQAVGDWFRLRDTTRVQVVGVVEDGKYENIAEDLEPAVFFPLQQMPIGETWLLVRAAGQPDPLAPAVRATLRDLDAALPIYVESWNRQLEFALFPARMATLTLGVMGAIGVVLAITGVFGMAAYSVSRRLKELGIRIALGARHANVLGVALGRALKLLACGSAAGVVLGALASRLLTAIVYGATPRDPVVLGSVVAVMVLLGLAATWIPARRALSADPLTMLRHE; encoded by the coding sequence ATGGCGCCTGACCAACGCGAGCTGGACGACGAGATTCGCGGACACCTGGCGCTGGCGGTGCAGGAGCGGATCGAACGCGGCGAGGATCCCGTCGCGGCCCGCCGCGCCGCGCTCGCCGAGCTCGGCTATGTTGGCGATGTCCGCGACTCGATGCGCCGCGTGTGGTTCGGCCGCTGGTTCGAGGCGCTGGAGAGCGTCCGCCAGGACGCCCGCTTCGCGGTGCGCGTCCTGCGCAAGTCTCCTGGGTTTTCGCTGGTCGCCGTGCTGACGCTGGCGCTGGCCATCGGCGCCAACGCGGTGGTGTTTGGCGTGATGAACGGGCTGGTGCTCCGGCCGCTCGACGTGCCCGATCCGGCCTCGCTCTACGGCATCGAACACGCCAACGAGCGTTCGATGTACGAGTCGTATCCGGACTACCGCGATCTGCGCGACCGCAATCACAGCTTCGAGGATCTCGCCGGCAACGAGATCTCGCAAGTCGGGCTCGACGCCGGCGACCGCGCCGTGCGTGCGTGGGTGATCGACGCCACCGGCAACTACTTCGACGTGCTGCGGCTGCAGCCGTACCTCGGACGCTTCTTCCACGCCTCGGATGAGCACGGCGCCAACAGCGCGCCGCTGATCGTGCTCGGCTACGACTACTGGCACACGCACTTCAACGCCGATCCCGGCGTGGTCGGACGCGCGGTCCGGGTCAACACGTTTCCTTTCACGATCATCGGCGTTGCGCCGCGCGGCTTCCGCGGCACGCTCGCCATCGTGAACCCGGACTTCTACGTGCCGTTCGTCAACCTGGAACAGATCGAGGGGCGCAATCCGCTCGAGACTCGCGCCGCGCAGACGCTGTTCTCGACGTTCGGGCATCTGAAGCCCGGGGTGACGCCCGCCCAGGCGGCCGCCGACCTGAACGGCGTGGGCGCCTATCTCGATCGGACCTACCCCAACGAGCGCGGCGCCATCTCGTTCGTGCTGGCCCGGCCGAACTTGTACGGCAACTACCTTGGCCGGCCGATGCGGGCCTTCCTGACCGGCCTGATGGTGCTGGCCAGCCTCGTGCTGCTGGCGGCCTGCGCGAACCTGGGCAGCCTGTTCGCGGCGCGCGCCTCGGACCGATCGCGCGAGGTCGCCGTGCGGCTGTCGCTCGGCGCCAGCGCCGGGCGCGTGCTGCGTCAACTCCTCACCGAGGCGGTGATGATCTCGTTCGCCGGCGGCGCGCTCGGGTTGTGGGGCAGTATCGAGCTGCTGCGCTGGCTCTCAGCCTGGCAGCCCGCGCCGAGGTTTCCAGTCGCCGCACCGGTCGCGCCGGACGCCACCGTCTACGCGGCGGCCATCGCGCTCGCGGTCGTCAGCGGGCTGCTCTTCGGCATCGTCCCGGCGCGCCAGGTGTTCCGCACCGATCCGTATCAAGTGATCAAGACGGGGGCGGGCCATGTGGCCGGCAAGCGGATCAGCGTGCGCGATCTCCTGCTCGTGGCGCAGGTCGCGATCTGCGCGGTGCTCGTCACTGCGTCGGTCGTGGCCGTGCGTGGCCTGCTGCACGCCGTCGACGCGCCGCTGGGATTCGACCCCTCCCACGTGCTGCTCGCGGACACCGATCTCAGCATGGGCCGCTTCACCGGAGACGACGTGCCCGCCATGCAGAAGCGGATGGTGGACGCACTGACCGCCGTTCCCGGAGTCGCCACAGTCGGCGTGATCGGCCGTCCACCGCTCGGCGCGGGCGGATTTCTCTCCTACATCTTTGCCGACGAGGCCACGGACTTCAGGAGCACGAAGGCGCTGTTCGGCGCGCATCGGTTTCAGGTCTCGCCCGAGTACTTCGAAGCGTCGCAGACGAGGCTGCTCACCGGGCGCCGATTCACCTGGCACGACGATCGGCACGCGCCGCGCGTCGCCGTGGTGAACCGCGAGCTGGCTCGCCGCCTGGCCGGCTCGCCTGAACAGGCTGTCGGCGACTGGTTCCGGCTGCGCGATACGACGCGTGTGCAGGTCGTCGGCGTTGTCGAAGACGGCAAGTACGAGAACATCGCCGAAGATCTGGAGCCGGCCGTGTTCTTCCCGCTGCAGCAGATGCCGATCGGCGAGACGTGGCTCCTGGTGCGAGCGGCCGGGCAGCCGGATCCGCTCGCCCCGGCGGTGCGGGCCACGTTGCGCGATCTCGATGCGGCGCTGCCGATTTACGTTGAGAGCTGGAACCGGCAGCTCGAGTTCGCGCTGTTCCCGGCGCGCATGGCGACGCTGACGCTCGGGGTGATGGGAGCCATCGGGGTGGTGCTCGCGATCACCGGGGTTTTCGGGATGGCAGCCTACTCGGTCAGCCGCCGTCTCAAGGAGCTGGGGATCCGGATCGCGCTCGGGGCCCGACATGCGAACGTGCTCGGCGTCGCGCTCGGGCGCGCCCTGAAACTGCTGGCATGCGGCTCCGCCGCCGGTGTCGTGCTCGGCGCGCTGGCGTCGCGGCTGCTCACGGCCATCGTGTACGGCGCGACACCCCGCGATCCGGTCGTCCTCGGCTCGGTGGTCGCCGTGATGGTGCTGCTCGGGCTGGCGGCCACGTGGATTCCGGCCCGCAGAGCGCTGTCCGCGGATCCGCTGACAATGCTCAGACACGAGTAG